Proteins co-encoded in one Thermochromatium tepidum ATCC 43061 genomic window:
- the ihfA gene encoding integration host factor subunit alpha, producing the protein MALTKADMAEHLFEELGLNKREAKDIVERFFEEIRAALERGEPVKLSGFGNFDLREKKERPGRNPKTGEEIPITARRVVTFRPGQKLKSRVEAYAGTER; encoded by the coding sequence ATGGCGTTGACCAAAGCCGACATGGCCGAGCATTTGTTTGAAGAGCTTGGCCTGAACAAACGTGAGGCCAAGGACATCGTCGAGCGGTTCTTCGAGGAGATCCGCGCCGCCCTAGAGCGCGGCGAGCCGGTCAAGCTGTCCGGGTTCGGCAACTTTGATCTGCGCGAGAAGAAAGAGCGCCCAGGGCGTAATCCCAAGACCGGCGAGGAGATCCCCATCACAGCCCGCCGTGTCGTGACCTTCCGGCCGGGCCAAAAGCTCAAGTCGAGGGTAGAGGCCTATGCGGGAACCGAGCGATAG
- the pheT gene encoding phenylalanine--tRNA ligase subunit beta: MRFSEAWLREWVNPPLDTQRLADQLSMAGLEVDAIEPAAPVFSGVKVGQVLSVEPHPDAAKLHVCSVDVGEDAPLQIVCGAANVAVGMKVPVATIGACLPGDFKIKPAKLRGIESFGMICSASELGLAESSEGILPLPPEAPIGEDFRAWLALDDQCIEVDLTPDRGDCLGLVGLAREVAVINRMPLMPIAIDPVAPTTDERFPVQLLAPEACPRYVCRVIRGIDPAATTPLWMRERLRRGGIRAISPVVDVTNYVLLEIGQPMHGFDLAKLAGEIRVRWAIAGETLTLLNGEQVRLRADTLVIADAERPVALAGIMGGAESAVSAETRDILLESAFFTPLAISGKARCYGLHTDSAHRFERGVDPELQVRAIERATRLLLDIVGGEPGPVCEISAPEHLPRPRLLHLRAERVARILGLQLSDATIEDILERLGMTVERCEGGWQVRPPSARFDLVQEVDLIADIGRIYGYDRIPVNRAGSATAIQPDSETRFELDRARLTLVERGFQEVITYSFVSPELQELVEPGVETLKLANPISAELSVMRTSLWPGLLQTTLYNQARQMERVRIFETGLRFRFGPEGLTQTPGIAGLVVGDRLPEQWGQKGQGVDFFDLKADVEALLTQTGVLAEFHFVPAEHPALHPGQTARIERAGRAVGLIGMLHPALAARLDLNGDVFLFELDLVPLTPGVLPRYARISRYPSIRRDLAILVDQGVSYEAVEHCIRSAASDLLRDLILFDVYTGQNIEKGRKSLALGLILQSFSQTLTDEIIEATVGRILDRLTTELDARLRD; encoded by the coding sequence ATGCGATTCAGTGAGGCATGGCTGCGCGAATGGGTGAATCCGCCGCTGGATACCCAGCGCCTGGCCGATCAACTCAGCATGGCTGGGCTAGAGGTCGACGCGATTGAACCTGCGGCCCCAGTTTTCAGTGGGGTTAAGGTTGGGCAGGTGCTCAGCGTCGAGCCACATCCGGATGCCGCCAAGCTGCATGTCTGCTCAGTCGATGTCGGTGAGGACGCTCCACTCCAGATCGTCTGCGGCGCGGCCAATGTCGCCGTCGGCATGAAGGTACCCGTGGCAACCATTGGGGCCTGTCTTCCGGGTGATTTCAAGATCAAGCCTGCCAAGCTGCGCGGGATCGAATCGTTCGGCATGATCTGTTCGGCGAGCGAATTGGGTCTGGCCGAATCCTCCGAGGGGATCCTGCCATTGCCCCCAGAGGCGCCGATCGGTGAGGATTTCCGCGCCTGGCTGGCGCTCGACGATCAGTGCATTGAGGTCGATCTGACACCCGATCGCGGTGACTGTCTCGGGCTGGTGGGGCTGGCGCGCGAGGTCGCGGTGATCAATCGCATGCCCCTGATGCCTATAGCCATCGACCCTGTCGCGCCGACCACGGATGAGCGCTTCCCGGTCCAGTTGCTGGCGCCCGAGGCCTGCCCGCGCTATGTCTGCCGCGTCATCCGCGGTATTGATCCAGCTGCGACCACGCCGCTGTGGATGCGCGAGCGCCTGCGGCGCGGCGGCATTCGTGCCATAAGCCCGGTGGTCGATGTCACCAACTATGTGCTGCTCGAAATCGGTCAGCCGATGCATGGCTTCGACCTGGCCAAGCTCGCGGGCGAGATCCGGGTGCGTTGGGCGATCGCCGGCGAGACCCTGACGCTGCTTAACGGCGAACAGGTGAGACTACGCGCCGACACCCTGGTCATTGCCGATGCCGAGCGCCCGGTGGCGCTGGCCGGTATCATGGGGGGTGCGGAATCCGCCGTCAGCGCCGAGACGCGCGACATCCTGCTCGAAAGCGCCTTCTTTACTCCGCTTGCCATCAGCGGTAAGGCGCGTTGCTACGGGCTGCACACAGATTCCGCGCATCGCTTCGAGCGCGGGGTCGATCCCGAACTCCAGGTGCGAGCGATCGAACGCGCCACACGCCTGCTGCTCGACATCGTCGGTGGCGAGCCAGGCCCAGTGTGCGAGATCAGCGCCCCCGAGCATCTGCCACGTCCGAGGTTGCTCCATCTGCGTGCCGAGCGGGTGGCGCGAATCCTGGGGCTGCAACTGTCCGATGCGACCATCGAGGACATCCTCGAACGGCTCGGTATGACCGTCGAGCGATGTGAGGGCGGCTGGCAGGTCAGGCCGCCGAGCGCACGGTTCGATCTGGTGCAAGAGGTCGATCTGATCGCCGATATCGGGCGTATTTATGGGTATGACCGGATCCCGGTCAATCGGGCCGGCTCGGCGACGGCCATCCAACCTGACTCCGAGACCCGATTCGAACTCGATCGGGCCCGGCTGACGCTGGTCGAGCGTGGGTTTCAGGAGGTCATTACCTATAGCTTTGTCAGTCCCGAGCTCCAGGAATTGGTCGAGCCAGGCGTCGAGACACTCAAACTGGCCAATCCGATCAGCGCCGAGCTCTCGGTCATGCGCACCAGCCTCTGGCCCGGATTGCTGCAAACCACCCTTTACAACCAGGCACGACAGATGGAGCGTGTGCGGATCTTCGAGACCGGCCTGCGTTTTCGCTTCGGCCCTGAAGGGCTGACCCAGACCCCGGGGATCGCCGGCCTGGTCGTCGGCGACCGGCTGCCGGAGCAGTGGGGCCAGAAAGGGCAGGGTGTCGATTTCTTTGATCTCAAGGCCGATGTCGAGGCGCTTTTGACCCAGACCGGCGTCCTGGCTGAGTTCCACTTCGTGCCCGCCGAGCATCCGGCGCTGCATCCGGGCCAGACCGCTCGTATCGAGCGCGCCGGTCGGGCGGTCGGTCTGATTGGGATGCTGCATCCGGCGCTTGCCGCACGGCTCGATCTGAACGGCGATGTATTCCTATTCGAGCTTGATCTAGTCCCGCTGACACCTGGTGTGTTGCCGCGCTATGCCAGGATCTCGCGTTACCCCAGTATCCGGCGCGATCTGGCCATTCTGGTCGATCAAGGGGTCAGTTATGAAGCGGTCGAGCACTGCATCCGCTCGGCGGCCTCCGACCTGTTGCGCGACCTGATCCTGTTCGATGTCTACACCGGTCAGAACATCGAAAAAGGTCGAAAAAGTCTCGCTTTAGGATTGATTTTACAGTCTTTTTCTCAGACACTTACCGACGAAATCATCGAGGCGACGGTGGGGCGGATCCTGGATCGCCTGACCACTGAACTCGATGCACGCTTGAGGGATTGA
- a CDS encoding MerR family transcriptional regulator: MREPSDSLIGASDGELPPIPGKRYFTIGEVSELCGVKPHVLRYWEQEFPQLKPVKRRGNRRYYQRHDVLMVRQIRSLLYEKGFTISGARQQLSGEGAKQDLSQTHQILRQIRLELEEILHVLRR, from the coding sequence ATGCGGGAACCGAGCGATAGCCTGATCGGAGCGAGCGACGGCGAACTACCGCCGATCCCCGGCAAGCGTTATTTCACCATCGGCGAGGTCAGCGAGCTGTGCGGCGTCAAGCCGCATGTGCTGCGCTACTGGGAGCAAGAGTTCCCGCAGCTCAAGCCGGTCAAGCGGCGCGGCAATCGTCGCTACTATCAGCGACATGACGTGCTCATGGTGCGCCAGATCCGCAGTCTGCTCTATGAGAAGGGATTTACGATCAGCGGCGCCCGTCAGCAGCTCAGCGGCGAGGGCGCCAAGCAGGATCTCAGTCAGACCCATCAAATCCTGAGACAGATACGGCTCGAACTGGAAGAGATCCTGCATGTACTGCGGCGTTGA
- a CDS encoding phenylpyruvate tautomerase MIF-related protein yields MPTLRLLTNVEIAPESRPELLARASRQVADLLGKPESYVMVILESGRDLLFAGTSDPSAYLELKSLGLPESRTPEFSRALCGLLAETLAIPPERVYIEFSSPPRHLFGWNNATF; encoded by the coding sequence CGCCTGCTGACCAACGTCGAGATCGCCCCCGAGTCCCGCCCCGAGCTGTTGGCCCGTGCCTCGCGCCAGGTCGCTGACCTGCTCGGCAAACCCGAGTCCTATGTCATGGTGATCCTGGAGAGCGGGCGCGACCTGTTGTTTGCCGGGACGTCTGACCCGTCCGCCTATCTGGAACTCAAGAGCCTGGGTCTGCCCGAATCGCGGACACCGGAGTTCTCGCGCGCGCTCTGTGGCCTGCTCGCCGAGACCCTGGCCATCCCGCCTGAGCGGGTCTATATCGAGTTCTCTTCCCCACCCCGCCATCTGTTCGGTTGGAACAACGCGACCTTCTAA
- a CDS encoding DUF1622 domain-containing protein produces the protein MRALAVPPTLEGVMVLGLIVLIRTFPSMALQVELEGRWPW, from the coding sequence ATCCGCGCCCTGGCCGTGCCGCCGACGCTGGAGGGCGTGATGGTGCTGGGCCTGATCGTGCTGATTCGGACCTTCCCGAGCATGGCGCTTCAGGTGGAACTAGAGGGACGCTGGCCGTGGTAG